A single region of the Rhodococcus sp. W8901 genome encodes:
- a CDS encoding Mrp/NBP35 family ATP-binding protein has product MAALSETAVRTALSRVQDPEIRKPITELGMVKSIEIGDDGSVDIGIYLTTAGCPLRTEITERVTKAVADVEGAGTIRVDLDVMSDEQRTELRRSLRGDTTEPVIPFAQPGSLTRVYAVASGKGGVGKSSVTVNLAAAMAAKGLSVGVLDADIYGHSVPRMLGTDAKPTQVERMIMPPQSHDVKLISIAQFTQGNTPVVWRGPMLHRALQQFLADVFWGDLDVLLLDLPPGTGDVAISVAQLIPGAEILVVTTPQQAAAEVAERAGAIALQTRQRIAGVVENMSWMELPDGTRMEVFGSGGGQAVSDRLTKAVGAKVPLLGQIPLEQAVREGGDAGMPIVLSAPDSPAGSALRDIADKLSVRARGLAGMSLGIDTTRHL; this is encoded by the coding sequence ATGGCAGCCCTGAGCGAGACCGCCGTCCGCACCGCACTGTCGCGGGTGCAGGACCCCGAGATCCGTAAACCCATCACGGAACTCGGGATGGTCAAGAGCATCGAGATCGGCGACGACGGCAGTGTCGACATCGGCATCTACCTCACCACCGCGGGTTGCCCGCTGCGTACCGAGATCACCGAACGCGTGACCAAGGCCGTCGCGGACGTCGAGGGCGCGGGCACGATCCGCGTCGACCTCGACGTGATGAGCGACGAGCAGCGGACCGAGCTGCGCCGCTCGCTCCGCGGCGACACCACCGAGCCGGTGATCCCGTTCGCCCAGCCCGGCTCGCTCACCCGCGTCTACGCGGTCGCGTCCGGCAAGGGTGGCGTCGGAAAGTCCAGCGTCACAGTGAATCTCGCTGCGGCCATGGCCGCGAAGGGCCTGTCGGTGGGCGTGCTCGACGCCGATATCTACGGCCACTCCGTGCCCCGCATGCTCGGCACCGATGCCAAGCCCACCCAGGTGGAGCGGATGATCATGCCGCCGCAGTCCCACGACGTGAAGCTGATCTCGATCGCCCAGTTCACCCAGGGCAACACCCCGGTCGTGTGGCGCGGACCGATGCTGCACCGCGCGCTGCAGCAGTTCCTCGCGGACGTCTTCTGGGGCGATCTCGACGTGCTGCTGCTGGACCTGCCGCCCGGCACCGGTGACGTCGCGATCTCCGTCGCACAGCTCATCCCCGGCGCCGAGATCCTCGTCGTCACGACGCCCCAGCAGGCCGCGGCCGAGGTCGCCGAGCGGGCCGGCGCGATCGCGCTGCAGACCCGCCAGCGCATCGCCGGTGTCGTGGAGAACATGTCGTGGATGGAACTGCCCGACGGCACCCGTATGGAGGTGTTCGGCTCGGGTGGCGGGCAGGCCGTCTCGGACCGTCTCACGAAGGCCGTCGGCGCGAAGGTTCCCCTGCTGGGACAGATTCCGCTCGAGCAGGCCGTCCGCGAGGGTGGCGACGCCGGCATGCCGATCGTGCTCAGCGCCCCCGATTCCCCGGCCGGCAGCGCGCTGCGCGACATCGCCGACAAGCTGTCCGTGCGTGCCCGCGGCCTCGCCGGGATGTCCCTCGGCATCGACACCACCCGGCACCTGTAG
- a CDS encoding lytic transglycosylase domain-containing protein, whose amino-acid sequence MFEAPPTESASAAATHDLDPTTEPPAAQAALIPTVGLVPAAPRPERQLRTAKPAATPTIPDPASLLPGAAPRSVPVPVVVGPLGIPEIVLNAYRSAELTMASTQPGCGLQWNLLAGIGKIESGHAGGGQTDAAGTTVTPILGPTLNGHLAGNEIITDTDRGLLDGDPTHDRAVGPMQFIPSTWARYASDGNGDGVADPNNVFDASLAAARYLCAGGLDLNDPAQASRAVLRYNNSASYMANVLGWSAAYRTGGTAAPSVPVTPAPPERSPDSEAASVAAVAPESTSATPPTAPAAPPAEQVPAPAPAPMPLPVIPGLPPLPCLVFCPPAAPAEAPAPPPGPVA is encoded by the coding sequence GTGTTCGAGGCTCCCCCCACCGAGTCCGCGTCGGCCGCGGCGACCCACGACCTGGATCCCACCACCGAGCCTCCGGCCGCGCAGGCCGCCCTCATCCCCACCGTGGGGCTGGTCCCCGCCGCACCCCGGCCCGAGCGTCAACTGCGCACCGCGAAGCCGGCCGCGACGCCGACGATCCCGGACCCGGCGAGCCTGCTGCCCGGCGCCGCGCCGCGCTCGGTCCCGGTCCCCGTGGTGGTCGGCCCGCTCGGCATCCCGGAGATCGTCCTCAACGCCTACCGGTCGGCCGAGCTGACGATGGCGAGCACCCAGCCGGGTTGCGGACTGCAGTGGAACCTCCTCGCCGGCATCGGGAAGATCGAATCCGGCCACGCGGGTGGCGGCCAGACCGACGCGGCCGGCACCACCGTCACACCGATCCTCGGCCCCACCCTCAACGGACACCTGGCCGGCAACGAGATCATCACCGACACCGATCGCGGTCTGCTCGACGGTGATCCGACGCACGACCGCGCCGTCGGGCCGATGCAGTTCATTCCGAGCACCTGGGCGCGCTACGCGTCGGACGGCAACGGCGACGGCGTCGCGGACCCCAACAATGTCTTCGACGCCTCCCTCGCGGCGGCGCGGTACCTGTGTGCCGGCGGCCTCGATCTGAACGACCCGGCCCAGGCGTCGCGCGCCGTGCTGCGCTACAACAACTCGGCCTCGTACATGGCGAACGTCCTCGGATGGTCGGCGGCCTATCGGACCGGCGGAACAGCCGCCCCGTCGGTTCCCGTCACCCCCGCACCGCCCGAGCGGTCCCCCGATTCGGAGGCGGCATCGGTGGCCGCCGTGGCTCCCGAGTCCACGTCGGCCACACCGCCCACCGCACCCGCGGCACCGCCTGCCGAGCAGGTCCCCGCACCTGCGCCCGCGCCCATGCCCCTCCCCGTCATCCCCGGGCTTCCGCCGCTGCCGTGCCTCGTCTTCTGCCCGCCCGCCGCACCGGCGGAGGCACCCGCACCCCCACCGGGCCCGGTCGCATAA